The following are from one region of the Juglans regia cultivar Chandler chromosome 10, Walnut 2.0, whole genome shotgun sequence genome:
- the LOC109001905 gene encoding eukaryotic peptide chain release factor subunit 1-3-like, translating to MADAHETDRNIEIWKIKKLIKALEAARGNGTSMISLIMPPRDQVSRVTKMLGDEYGTASNIKSRVNRQSVLGAITSAQQRLKLYNKVPPNGLVLYTGTIVTEDGKEKKVTIDFEPFRPINASLYLCDNKFHTEALNELLESDDKFGFIVMDGNGTLFGTLSGNTREVLHKFSVDLPKKHGRGGQSALRFARLRMEKRHNYVRKTAELATQFFINPATSQPNVAGLILAGSADFKTELSQSDMFDPRLQAKILNVVDVSYGGENGFNQAIELSSEILSNVKFIQEKRLIGKYFEEISQDTGKYVFGVDDTLKALEMGAVELLIVWENLDINRYVLKNSTTGEIIIKHLNKEQEADQSNFRDSVSSAELEVQEKLSLLEWFANEYRKFGCTLEFVTNKSQEGSQFCRGFGGIGGILRYQLDIRSFDELSDEEVYDDSE from the coding sequence ATGGCAGATGCTCACGAGACTGATAGAAACATTGAGATATGGAAGATCAAGAAATTGATAAAAGCACTGGAAGCTGCTAGGGGCAATGGCACCAGCATGATTTCTCTTATCATGCCTCCACGTGATCAAGTATCTCGTGTTACCAAGATGCTGGGTGACGAATATGGAACTGCTTCAAACATTAAAAGCAGGGTTAATCGTCAGTCTGTGCTTGGTGCAATTACTTCTGCTCAGCAAAGGCTTAAGCTTTACAACAAGGTTCCTCCCAATGGGCTTGTGCTTTATACTGGAACAATTGTAACTGAAGATGGAAAGGAGAAGAAGGTCACAATTGATTTTGAGCCATTCAGGCCCATTAATGCGTCTCTTTATCTCTGTGATAACAAATTTCACACAGAAGCGCTGAACGAACTTCTAGAATCTGATGACAAGTTTGGTTTTATTGTCATGGATGGTAATGGGACCCTTTTTGGTACTTTAAGTGGTAATACCAGAGAAGTACTTCATAAATTTAGCGTTGACCTCCCAAAGAAGCATGGAAGAGGAGGGCAATCAGCTCTGCGATTTGCTCGTCTTCGAATGGAGAAGCGCCACAACTACGTTAGGAAGACAGCGGAGCTTGCTACTCAGTTTTTTATCAATCCTGCCACCAGCCAGCCCAATGTTGCAGGATTGATACTGGCTGGGTCAGCTGACTTCAAAACTGAGCTCAGTCAGTCAGACATGTTTGATCCCCGCCTTCAAGCCAAAATATTAAACGTGGTAGATGTTTCTTATGGAGGGGAGAATGGTTTCAATCAAGCTATTGAGCTGTCATCCGAGATCCTGTCTAATGTGAAGTTTATTCAGGAGAAGCGTTTAATAGGAAAATACTTCGAGGAGATTAGTCAGGACACTGGGAAGTACGTTTTTGGTGTAGATGACACATTGAAAGCTTTGGAGATGGGTGCTGTTGAGTTGCTTATTGTATGGGAAAATCTGGATATAAATAGGTACGTGCTGAAGAATAGCACAACTGGGGAGATTATCATAAAGCACTTGAACAAGGAACAGGAGGCAGATCAGAGCAACTTTCGAGATTCTGTCAGCTCTGCTGAATTGGAGGTTCAGGAGAAGTTATCTTTGCTTGAGTGGTTTGCTAATGAATACAGGAAGTTTGGTTGCACGCTTGAGTTTGTGACCAACAAATCTCAAGAGGGATCTCAGTTCTGCAGAGGTTTTGGTGGTATCGGCGGAATCCTGCGTTACCAGCTCGACATAAGATCATTTGATGAGCTTTCTGATGAAGAAGTTTATGATGACTCTGAATAG